One Triplophysa rosa linkage group LG8, Trosa_1v2, whole genome shotgun sequence genomic window, gGTCTTCAATCATCAACCTTTTAAGTTTTTAATCGctatttttgtatatattattttatattagacATGCTTTGTAAACGTGTCTTGATGTGCGTGGTCTATATGACAGGCTTGTGTAAAGAAGTTTCTCCAGCTTTCATTTCTGTGCAGTGTATACGTTACCAGGTCAGATAATACACAACCTGACAGAAATGTGCAACATGCAGAGAAATACAGAATGTGAAATATTAGTCTCTGCCTTGTTTAGCCTGAGATCTCAATAAAAGAAGCAGAAAAGTGCTCATCATATCAGTCTGTAACCCCCCTGACAAGCTTCTCTGAGCGGGCAACTGGAAATATGCTAATTGAAAACATGCCTGGGTTATGCATTTGGGGGGTTTGAAGCCGGCTTCCACGCTGTCTCTACGGGTTTGGGTGTGCCTTTATGGATGCCTTTGAGAAGTTTTGCTGAAGTTCTAGATATCTTAGAAGAAACTTTAAACTTTTAATCTCCGTTTTATACATTGCAGGCAGCGAGACCGATTTCAGCTCATCCAGTAGTGCTGGAAGCTATAAGACACGTGAGGTTCTCTCCAACTCCACAGGGAAAAACGCATCTTCTCGTAGGTATGGAACCAATTGCAGTGACATTTATTTCCCAGTCCACttatctttgtgtgtttgtattgtattttgcCTAAATAGTATACATGCTAAATATGGCACTGCGCGTGTGTCTAAATAGCTTTTTGACTTGCTTCTCTTGAATCTGTTTGAATTGTTTTTCTCTCCCGCAGCCGCGGGCCCCACATCAGGAGCCTGCCCGTGTTTAAGCCAGCAGGAAGCCCCTCCGCCCCTTGCAATGCAGAGCTCTATGCCCCTTACCGGACGCCCCCAAAACCCCCCTCCGTCACCAACAGCAGTGGCAGCCCCAGCAGGAGGTATGAACCAAGGGCAGAAATGTACAGGAGCAGATTTATTCAATACAGGTTTGTGCTGTACGCACATGGGAGGTACGCAcattgcttgtagtcaatgtgtctcatgtacagctgctttgtaacaatgaaaattgtaaaattgtaaaagcgctatataaataaagttgagaggTGTTATTGTGTCCTCTACCGCTTCTCAGAAAAAAGGATTACATTGGTCATGGTTTGGCTCTGCCAAGCTTTTAGGGGATTTCGAAAAAAATTGTCTGCCCTCATTTTGCCCACAGAGCAGATCTGTTGACATGAGGGGAGTAAAGTGGTTTTCAGTGCCAGATTTTTGTGGGGAGGGTGAGGTGGCATTCGTATTTTATGCACCCCCATTTAGCTTGTCGTAATGCTTTGTAGAGTTTTCTTATATTGGTATATGTGACATCCATCTTTATTTCTTATAGGCGTTTTGTTTCTTCCATTTAGCTAAGACTTTACCTAAGCACAGAATGTGTGTTCTGTAATGCCTGCCTGAGCTCGCTCCAGTGTCCTTATTTGTGCTCCCATTGTGCATCTCTGGCACAGAAGCAAAACTGACTTCAAAGCAAAATAGCAGGTTGCAAGGAAGCTGTTCatctcatttatttaatttttttcaaccAGCACAGTCGTTTGGAATTTGATTTGTCTGGGGAGGTTGTTCGGTAAACTGATTTTAGGATCTCATTTAAGTTTTTATATCGGCATGGTACTTCAACTCAACACGGCCTTTACTTACAGAAGAACCACTCCTGTGCGCTATCATTCCTGCGGAGACAATCACGGCATCAAGCCGCCCAACCCGGAGCAGTACCTTACCCCTCTGCAGCAAAAAGAGGTAGCCATTCGCCACCTCAAAACCAAGCTCAGAGACTCCGAGCACACAGTTTGTGACCGGTGAGATCTTACCcttctttctttgtcttttaaTCGATCATTAGCAAAAAGAAGACTTTTATCTTTAATTCTTACAGAGAGGCTGACATTGTTGAGCTGAATACCCAGCTGGGACGCATGCGAGAAGACTGGATCGAGGAAGAATGTCATCGTGTGGAGGCCCAGCTGGCTCTCAAGGAAGCGCGCAAGGAGATCAGGCAGCTTCGCCAAGTGGTGGAAACCATGAAGAACAGCTTGATGGAGAAAGACAAGGGCATCCAGAAGTATTTCATTGatataaacatccaaaacaGGAAGCTGGAGGCCTTGCTTCACAGCATGGAGTTGGCTCAAAGCGGCTGCAACTTGCAAGATGAGCCGACTCTAGACTTCCTCTGTGAGTCTCCGGAGAGATCCGCCACGGGCAAGCTAGAAATGGAGCTGCAGGTTGAGGAACAAGCAGTGGAGGAGATGACTGACAGCGAGCTGCTGATAAATGACGAAACGGCTAACAGAGCAGAGATTCTCGAGCTGGTTCTCATGTCCACCGCTGTCGATTCTAGTCAGGATGGTGACATCAAGATCATACCCCAACCAGGACTGTCAACCCTAGAGCAGAGCATCTTGGACAAAAGCACAGAGGAGCACATCTCCAAAGAGGAGAGAGGTGTCCAGACGGATGAGATAATCTACACCCATGATCTCCAAGCCCTCCTTCTCCAGCTGCTGAAGCTTCAGGGGAATGGGCTTTCTGGTCTGTTCATTCCTTCCCACCAACAGTCCCAGAAATTGCAGATATCAAAAAATAAAGAAGCACAAGATCCTGTAACCGTAAAAGAGGAGTTGCACGAAGCACAAGATGAAATCAAAGATGTTGGCTTCACATGCACCAACACTGCTCCGAACCACATCTTAACCCCTGGAAACCCCAGTGAttccagtctgtgtttttcCGAGCCTCAAACGAATCCccagttcacggaagagcttgATTTTGACCAGAAGAAGACCCAAAGCACCACTAGCATGGCCGTAGTGGCAAAAAACCACTGGAGCAACAGCTTTCTGGTTGATCTGGTTGCCGTGGCAGCGCCTGTACTTCCAACTGTGGCGTGGCTGTACTCGCAACATGGTTTGGTTGGAGGGGCTCCCGTGTACAACATCGCAGCTTTGATTCGGGGCtgttgcattatgggattgcacTCGCTCCGCCACGTTTCACGTGGGCCAGACACTTAGAGGCCCTTACTCACAAATATAGCTTGTCCATCAAAAAGAGCACTTAAAAATCACCTTAATGTAGAGGCACCTGTGATAATAGGCATATATGTCTCTTTGTCTTTAGTTGCGAGATTCCTAAGTTGCACAGTGTATGTTTGCCTAGAGTTGAGGCACAGAGGATGAATTTCAAGGGATGTAAAGGGATTTGCATTTGgtccttttttgttatttattgcctttgtttttgtgtacatataatgtaatataaataattttgcATAATCTAATCAGGTTATGTTGTTAAAGTCTTTACTGTGGAAAACAGGGGTTGACTCTCAGTTATCCATTGTTTTGTTGTAGTTAAAATGTCACTAATACCTTCTGCCAAAGCTTCAATGTGCTCACAGTTTTGTGTTAGttgaaaatgtatttctctCCTTGGAGTTAGAGCTTTTACATGTTGCTCTGTTTACTAACATTGTCCAGCAGCTACCACAGTACAGCGAACACTTGTTATGTGCCTGAGATATGtgcaacatttttgtttatttcatttgtatccgtatatttattattaaagcatGGAAAACTCCTACAAGTTTAGACTTTGTGTGTATTTATCTAAAATTGCTGCAGGGCTGCACTGATCagaaatcaaacattttcagaatttaaaaagagaaaattctgtcaccatttattcaccctctcgtcatttcaaatcCGTATGACTTCCTCTTGTCCGCAGAActccaaagaagatattttgaagaatgttgataaccggaCAATGGCGGTacacattcacttttattgtatggacacaaaaccaatgcaagtcaatggatagGCTGCTGTTGATCAATCACCAACATTctgtattatacag contains:
- the sybu gene encoding syntabulin isoform X1, with the protein product MGPFQAFEVKSSEKRRMRSRIPRPVFHTLCPKVKESAVSTMPLSEESSKDFDISSQHSKRTISPNSLSSDDTGCPSSQCASPAKTPSRSDNRPLGSPSLGELKVKVKRVRMNVVADWSAPAQKHRRQPKQQNSMMHKGSETDFSSSSSAGSYKTREVLSNSTGKNASSRSRGPHIRSLPVFKPAGSPSAPCNAELYAPYRTPPKPPSVTNSSGSPSRRRTTPVRYHSCGDNHGIKPPNPEQYLTPLQQKEVAIRHLKTKLRDSEHTVCDREADIVELNTQLGRMREDWIEEECHRVEAQLALKEARKEIRQLRQVVETMKNSLMEKDKGIQKYFIDINIQNRKLEALLHSMELAQSGCNLQDEPTLDFLCESPERSATGKLEMELQVEEQAVEEMTDSELLINDETANRAEILELVLMSTAVDSSQDGDIKIIPQPGLSTLEQSILDKSTEEHISKEERGVQTDEIIYTHDLQALLLQLLKLQGNGLSGLFIPSHQQSQKLQISKNKEAQDPVTVKEELHEAQDEIKDVGFTCTNTAPNHILTPGNPSDSSLCFSEPQTNPQFTEELDFDQKKTQSTTSMAVVAKNHWSNSFLVDLVAVAAPVLPTVAWLYSQHGLVGGAPVYNIAALIRGCCIMGLHSLRHVSRGPDT
- the sybu gene encoding syntabulin isoform X2, producing MRSRIPRPVFHTLCPKVKESAVSTMPLSEESSKDFDISSQHSKRTISPNSLSSDDTGCPSSQCASPAKTPSRSDNRPLGSPSLGELKVKVKRVRMNVVADWSAPAQKHRRQPKQQNSMMHKGSETDFSSSSSAGSYKTREVLSNSTGKNASSRSRGPHIRSLPVFKPAGSPSAPCNAELYAPYRTPPKPPSVTNSSGSPSRRRTTPVRYHSCGDNHGIKPPNPEQYLTPLQQKEVAIRHLKTKLRDSEHTVCDREADIVELNTQLGRMREDWIEEECHRVEAQLALKEARKEIRQLRQVVETMKNSLMEKDKGIQKYFIDINIQNRKLEALLHSMELAQSGCNLQDEPTLDFLCESPERSATGKLEMELQVEEQAVEEMTDSELLINDETANRAEILELVLMSTAVDSSQDGDIKIIPQPGLSTLEQSILDKSTEEHISKEERGVQTDEIIYTHDLQALLLQLLKLQGNGLSGLFIPSHQQSQKLQISKNKEAQDPVTVKEELHEAQDEIKDVGFTCTNTAPNHILTPGNPSDSSLCFSEPQTNPQFTEELDFDQKKTQSTTSMAVVAKNHWSNSFLVDLVAVAAPVLPTVAWLYSQHGLVGGAPVYNIAALIRGCCIMGLHSLRHVSRGPDT